Proteins encoded in a region of the Caballeronia sp. M1242 genome:
- a CDS encoding succinate dehydrogenase iron-sulfur subunit produces MAKRIFEVYRYDPDKDAAPRMQRYELDLTHERMLLDALVKLKELDETLSFRRSCREGVCGSDAMNINGKNGLACLTNLNDLPQRIVLRPLPGLPVVRDLICDFTQFFNQYHSIKPYLINDTPPPEKERLQSPVERDELDGLYECILCASCSTSCPSFWWNPDKFVGPAGLLQAYRFIADSRDQATGERLDNLEDPYRLFRCHTIMNCVDVCPKGLNPTKAIGKIREMLVRRAV; encoded by the coding sequence ATGGCAAAGAGAATTTTCGAGGTCTACCGGTACGATCCGGACAAGGACGCCGCGCCGCGCATGCAGCGCTACGAGCTCGACCTGACGCATGAACGCATGCTGCTGGATGCGCTGGTGAAGCTGAAGGAGCTCGATGAAACGCTGTCGTTCCGTCGCTCGTGCCGCGAGGGCGTGTGCGGCTCGGACGCGATGAACATCAACGGCAAGAACGGGCTTGCGTGTCTCACGAACCTGAACGACTTGCCGCAGCGCATTGTGCTGCGTCCGCTGCCGGGGCTGCCGGTGGTGCGCGATCTGATCTGCGATTTCACGCAGTTCTTCAACCAGTATCACTCGATCAAGCCGTATCTGATCAACGACACGCCGCCGCCGGAGAAGGAACGTCTGCAGTCGCCGGTGGAGCGTGATGAACTCGACGGGCTCTACGAGTGCATTCTGTGCGCAAGCTGCTCGACGTCGTGCCCGAGCTTCTGGTGGAATCCGGACAAGTTCGTGGGTCCGGCGGGCTTGTTGCAGGCGTATCGCTTCATCGCCGATAGCCGCGATCAGGCGACCGGCGAGCGGCTCGATAATCTGGAAGACCCGTATCGCCTGTTCCGCTGCCACACGATCATGAACTGCGTCGATGTGTGCCCGAAGGGACTCAACCCGACGAAGGCCATCGGCAAGATTCGGGAAATGCTGGTGCGGCGGGCGGTTTAA
- the sdhC gene encoding succinate dehydrogenase, cytochrome b556 subunit — MAEAVKKPRPEYRNIGLGQIAKYRLPWAGKVSILHRISGLLLFIALPFLLYLLDQSLTSEISFEAFKGFLAHPIVKIITLVLSWAYLHHFCAGIRFLVLDMHVAVNKEGGRQTAIAVLVVSLVLTLAVALKLFGAF; from the coding sequence ATGGCTGAAGCCGTAAAAAAACCAAGGCCCGAGTACCGGAACATCGGGCTTGGACAGATCGCGAAGTATCGCTTGCCGTGGGCGGGCAAGGTGTCCATCCTGCATCGCATCAGCGGTCTGTTGCTCTTCATCGCGCTGCCCTTTCTGCTGTATCTGCTCGACCAGAGCCTCACGTCCGAGATCAGCTTCGAGGCGTTCAAGGGCTTTCTCGCGCACCCCATCGTCAAGATCATCACGCTCGTGCTGTCGTGGGCGTATCTGCATCACTTCTGCGCGGGTATCCGCTTTCTCGTGCTCGACATGCACGTGGCCGTCAACAAGGAAGGCGGACGGCAGACCGCCATCGCGGTGCTGGTCGTGTCGCTCGTGCTGACGCTTGCCGTCGCGCTGAAACTTTTCGGAGCCTTCTAA
- a CDS encoding ABC transporter substrate-binding protein, with protein MFKRRIIGVLIGFGAIATAASTAYADEAYIPLISKGFQHQFWQAVKSGAEQSAKEHNVRVTFEGPETEAMVDKQIDMLSAALSKKPQAIGIAALDSKASVPLLRRAQNNKIPVIAFDSGVDSDIPLTTCTTDNLAAAALAADKMADAIGNSGEVGVIVHDQTSRTGIDRRDGFLNEMKSKHPNIKIVSVQYGGGDHLKSAEIAKAMIQANPNIKGIFGANEGSAAGAAIGIKESGKKLVLIGYDSGKEQKEDITSGLMYGAITQNPIGIGRCVVDSAVKALKGEKLPKKIDTGFYWYDKSNMSDPKIAAVLYD; from the coding sequence ATGTTCAAAAGAAGAATCATCGGTGTCCTGATCGGTTTCGGCGCGATCGCCACGGCGGCCAGCACGGCCTACGCGGACGAAGCGTACATCCCGCTCATTTCCAAGGGGTTTCAGCACCAGTTCTGGCAAGCGGTGAAGTCGGGCGCGGAGCAATCGGCGAAGGAGCATAACGTCAGGGTGACGTTCGAAGGCCCCGAAACCGAAGCGATGGTCGACAAGCAGATCGACATGCTGTCCGCCGCGCTTTCGAAGAAGCCGCAGGCTATCGGCATCGCGGCGCTGGACAGCAAGGCGTCCGTTCCGCTGCTGAGGCGTGCGCAGAACAACAAGATTCCGGTCATCGCATTCGACTCGGGCGTCGACAGCGACATTCCGCTCACGACCTGCACGACCGATAACCTCGCCGCCGCCGCGCTCGCCGCCGACAAGATGGCCGACGCGATCGGCAATTCCGGCGAAGTCGGCGTGATCGTGCACGACCAGACGAGCCGCACGGGCATCGACCGCCGCGACGGTTTTTTGAACGAGATGAAGTCGAAGCACCCGAACATCAAGATCGTGTCGGTGCAGTACGGCGGCGGCGATCACTTGAAATCCGCTGAAATCGCGAAGGCGATGATTCAGGCGAACCCGAACATCAAGGGCATTTTCGGCGCGAACGAGGGCTCGGCGGCAGGCGCGGCCATCGGTATCAAGGAGTCGGGAAAGAAGCTCGTGCTGATCGGCTACGACTCGGGCAAGGAGCAGAAGGAAGACATCACTTCTGGACTGATGTACGGCGCGATCACGCAGAACCCGATCGGCATCGGAAGATGCGTGGTCGATTCGGCGGTGAAGGCGCTCAAGGGCGAGAAGCTGCCGAAGAAGATCGATACCGGCTTCTACTGGTACGACAAGAGCAACATGAGCGATCCGAAGATCGCGGCTGTGCTTTACGACTGA
- a CDS encoding LysR family transcriptional regulator, producing the protein MELRHIRYFLAVAEERNVTRAAERLGIGQPPLSQQIHALEDEIGVRLFRRTGHGVVLTEAGEAFATDARRILEDARAAVENAQSAGRGEMGQLNIGFTGSAAFNPVVSKLIRAYRQSYPNVVLTLAEGNTAQLLAWLDAGTVDVAFVRLGSQSPAGVEFNHIAIEPMRAVLPSTHPLAQKKKIALSALADDPFVMLPRVASPTLHDVIVGACREAGFEPIAGQQAPQLSSVVNLVAAGFGVSLVPASVCQIQVEGVAYREVSGKVISIRLALASRIEATRAKTANFIETARAFASSVDAL; encoded by the coding sequence ATGGAACTGCGTCACATCCGGTATTTCCTGGCCGTCGCGGAAGAGCGGAACGTCACGCGCGCCGCCGAACGGCTCGGCATCGGCCAGCCGCCGCTGAGCCAACAGATTCACGCGCTCGAAGACGAAATCGGCGTGCGGCTTTTCCGCCGGACGGGGCACGGCGTCGTGCTCACGGAGGCTGGCGAAGCGTTCGCCACCGACGCGCGGCGCATTCTGGAAGACGCCCGCGCCGCCGTGGAGAACGCGCAAAGCGCGGGGCGCGGCGAGATGGGGCAACTGAACATCGGCTTCACGGGATCGGCCGCGTTCAATCCGGTCGTGTCGAAACTGATCCGCGCGTATCGCCAGTCGTATCCGAACGTCGTGCTGACGCTGGCCGAAGGCAACACGGCGCAGTTGCTCGCGTGGCTCGATGCAGGCACCGTCGACGTCGCGTTCGTGCGGCTCGGCAGTCAGTCGCCCGCGGGCGTCGAGTTCAATCACATCGCCATCGAGCCGATGCGCGCCGTGCTGCCCAGCACGCATCCGCTCGCCCAGAAAAAGAAAATCGCGCTGTCCGCGCTCGCCGACGACCCGTTCGTGATGCTCCCGCGCGTCGCGAGTCCGACGCTGCATGACGTGATCGTCGGCGCATGCAGGGAGGCGGGGTTCGAGCCGATTGCGGGCCAGCAGGCGCCGCAGCTTTCGTCGGTGGTCAATCTGGTGGCGGCGGGCTTCGGCGTGTCGCTCGTGCCCGCGTCCGTCTGCCAGATTCAGGTGGAAGGCGTCGCGTACCGCGAGGTGTCGGGCAAGGTCATTTCGATCCGCCTCGCGCTGGCGTCGCGGATAGAAGCGACGCGCGCCAAGACCGCGAACTTCATCGAGACGGCGCGCGCGTTCGCTTCATCCGTCGATGCGCTCTAA
- a CDS encoding ABC transporter permease — protein sequence MTQPTDTAALASDKPANGLRSRVFSPTALQKLLAFASLIVLLVFFSFASPAFMQMDNILGILQATAVNGVLAIASTFVIVTGGIDLSVGTLMTFTAVICGVFLTYWHMPMWVGIIAALATGAVCGTISGTLTAKMKIPPFIATLGMMMLLKGLSLVVSSDKPIYFTDTENFYMISQDSLIGYFLPSVPIPNAVLILFVVAIVSSIALNRTALGRYTFALGSNEEAVRLSGVNVDRWKIAIYGLGGAICGIAGLLIASRLNSAQPALGQGYELDAIAAVVIGGTSLSGGSGTILGTIIGAFIMSVLTNGLRIMSVAQEWQIVVTGLIIILAVYGDILRRRKR from the coding sequence ATGACACAGCCTACCGATACCGCCGCGCTCGCCAGCGACAAACCCGCCAACGGCCTGCGCTCGCGCGTGTTCTCGCCGACCGCGCTGCAAAAGCTCCTTGCATTCGCAAGCCTGATCGTGCTGCTCGTGTTTTTCAGCTTCGCGTCGCCCGCCTTCATGCAGATGGATAACATCCTCGGCATCTTGCAGGCGACGGCCGTGAACGGCGTGCTCGCCATCGCATCGACATTCGTGATCGTGACGGGCGGCATCGACTTGTCCGTGGGCACGCTCATGACGTTCACCGCCGTGATCTGCGGCGTGTTCCTCACCTACTGGCACATGCCGATGTGGGTGGGCATCATCGCGGCGCTTGCGACGGGCGCGGTGTGCGGCACCATTTCCGGCACGCTCACGGCCAAGATGAAGATCCCGCCCTTCATCGCGACGCTCGGCATGATGATGCTGCTCAAAGGTCTTTCGCTCGTGGTGTCGTCGGACAAGCCGATCTACTTCACCGACACCGAGAACTTCTACATGATCTCGCAGGACTCGCTCATCGGCTACTTTCTGCCGAGCGTGCCGATTCCGAACGCGGTGCTGATCCTCTTCGTCGTGGCGATCGTGAGTTCCATCGCGTTGAACCGCACGGCGCTCGGCCGCTATACGTTCGCGCTCGGCAGCAACGAGGAAGCGGTGCGTCTTTCGGGCGTGAATGTGGATCGCTGGAAGATCGCCATTTACGGGCTCGGCGGCGCGATTTGCGGCATCGCGGGCCTGCTGATCGCTTCGCGTCTGAACTCGGCGCAGCCTGCGCTCGGACAAGGCTATGAGCTCGATGCCATCGCTGCCGTCGTGATCGGCGGTACGTCGCTGAGTGGCGGCTCGGGCACGATCCTCGGAACCATCATCGGCGCGTTCATCATGAGCGTGCTGACCAACGGTCTGCGCATCATGTCGGTCGCGCAGGAATGGCAGATCGTCGTGACCGGGCTCATCATCATTCTCGCGGTGTATGGGGATATTCTGCGTCGCAGGAAGCGTTGA
- a CDS encoding LysR family transcriptional regulator: protein MELKLLKTFLAVAELRHFSRAADALHVSQPGLSKQIGALEASLGGKLFERGRHGAELTLFGQAFLPDAQALMRDADDMLARARDASSGRTGQLRIGICLSVLTLVPRLIADFRLQNPGVAITLSDLSSSEQSRRILAGKLDAGFMRLPAASGLTSFRVIDEGLALAMPADIRYKRLPTDLGVLNDIGFIALSRARGPGLAAQIDRWCGERRFVPHVTQHAEDVQSVLTSVAAGVGVAFIPSRAQHLLRDATVLPLNGKHAKWRVGLAWPSAKENAVTARFVRHVREALKDAATS from the coding sequence ATGGAATTGAAACTGTTGAAAACGTTTCTCGCGGTGGCGGAACTGCGCCATTTCAGCCGCGCGGCGGACGCGTTGCACGTGAGTCAGCCCGGCCTTAGCAAGCAGATCGGCGCGCTGGAAGCGAGTCTGGGCGGCAAGCTTTTCGAACGCGGCAGGCATGGGGCGGAGCTGACGTTGTTCGGTCAAGCGTTCCTGCCGGATGCGCAGGCACTGATGCGCGACGCCGACGATATGCTCGCCCGCGCGCGCGATGCCAGCAGCGGCAGAACCGGGCAATTGCGCATCGGCATTTGTCTTTCGGTGCTCACGCTGGTGCCGCGGCTCATTGCGGACTTTCGCCTGCAGAATCCCGGCGTGGCGATCACACTCTCCGACCTGTCATCGTCGGAACAGAGCCGTCGCATTCTCGCGGGCAAGCTCGATGCAGGCTTCATGCGTCTGCCGGCGGCGAGCGGACTGACATCGTTCAGAGTGATCGACGAAGGTCTCGCGCTCGCCATGCCGGCCGATATCCGATACAAGCGGCTTCCGACGGACCTCGGCGTGCTCAACGACATCGGCTTCATCGCGTTGTCGCGCGCACGCGGTCCGGGCCTCGCGGCGCAGATCGACCGATGGTGCGGCGAACGACGTTTCGTGCCGCACGTCACGCAGCACGCGGAGGACGTGCAATCGGTGCTCACGTCCGTTGCGGCGGGCGTGGGCGTCGCGTTTATCCCGTCGCGCGCGCAGCATTTGCTACGCGATGCAACCGTCCTGCCGCTCAACGGCAAACATGCGAAGTGGCGCGTGGGTTTGGCGTGGCCATCGGCGAAAGAGAACGCGGTCACGGCCCGCTTCGTGCGCCATGTGCGCGAGGCATTGAAGGACGCCGCAACATCATAA
- the sdhD gene encoding succinate dehydrogenase, hydrophobic membrane anchor protein: MGTQNRVGPKRLVVGAHYGTGEWLAQRVTAVAVAVYTLLLLVLFFGAHNFSYEGWAGIFAMQWMKLATFVALLSLFYHAWVGMRDIWMDYVKPVGLRLGLLVLTVLWLIGCAGYAAQILWRV, translated from the coding sequence ATGGGAACGCAAAACCGGGTCGGCCCGAAGCGCCTCGTCGTGGGCGCGCATTACGGCACAGGCGAATGGCTCGCGCAACGCGTGACGGCCGTCGCCGTGGCGGTGTACACGCTCTTGCTGCTCGTGCTCTTTTTCGGCGCGCATAACTTCTCTTACGAAGGCTGGGCCGGCATCTTCGCGATGCAGTGGATGAAGCTCGCCACCTTCGTCGCCTTGCTCTCGCTCTTCTATCACGCGTGGGTCGGCATGCGCGACATCTGGATGGATTACGTGAAGCCCGTCGGATTGCGCCTGGGCCTGCTGGTGCTCACCGTCCTGTGGCTCATCGGATGCGCCGGCTACGCTGCACAGATTCTCTGGAGAGTTTAA
- a CDS encoding AraC family transcriptional regulator has translation MATIRPPLNERMYAPYKIAALVEVLAEQGIAPADSLRGTGVSVEALQDASVLTSIGQYATVCRNAISLSCDPATPFKVGRKLHLSAYGMYGYALMSCLSLRDYFKLGVKYHRLATPTVAIEWTEYPDRMVWTFPDAFISSPSRELREFIIEQQYTQHVTHLQDVAGGVCPPIKACFSYAAPAHADIYTEYLGCPCYFEQEQCELIYDSAILDRKPQLAHQLTASLLQETCDRLIGQAKTSSGVAGEVYQILMSTPGVFPGMEATAEQMHMTTRTLRRRLQAEGTSFLAIVDDVRRSLALEYLKTTKMNTDDVAMLLGFSDTANFRRALKRWTGKGPGELRK, from the coding sequence ATGGCGACAATCCGGCCCCCACTCAACGAACGCATGTACGCGCCGTACAAGATCGCGGCGCTGGTCGAGGTCTTGGCGGAGCAAGGCATCGCGCCCGCCGACAGTCTGCGGGGCACGGGCGTCAGCGTCGAGGCGCTGCAGGATGCGTCCGTGCTCACGTCCATCGGTCAGTACGCGACCGTGTGCAGGAACGCGATCTCGCTATCGTGCGATCCCGCGACTCCGTTTAAGGTCGGCAGGAAGCTGCATCTTTCGGCTTACGGCATGTATGGCTATGCGCTCATGTCCTGTCTCTCGCTGCGGGACTACTTCAAGCTAGGCGTGAAGTACCACCGGCTCGCCACGCCGACGGTTGCCATCGAATGGACCGAATATCCGGACCGCATGGTGTGGACGTTTCCCGATGCGTTCATCTCTAGTCCGTCGCGCGAGTTGCGGGAGTTCATCATCGAGCAGCAGTACACGCAGCACGTCACGCATCTGCAGGATGTCGCGGGCGGGGTGTGTCCGCCGATCAAGGCCTGCTTCTCCTACGCCGCGCCGGCGCATGCGGACATTTACACCGAATATCTCGGCTGTCCTTGCTACTTCGAGCAAGAGCAATGCGAGCTGATCTACGACAGCGCGATTCTCGATCGCAAGCCGCAACTCGCGCATCAGCTCACGGCGTCGCTGTTGCAGGAAACGTGCGACAGGCTCATCGGTCAGGCGAAGACATCGAGCGGTGTCGCGGGCGAGGTCTATCAGATACTGATGAGCACGCCCGGCGTCTTTCCCGGCATGGAGGCCACGGCCGAGCAGATGCACATGACCACGCGCACGCTGCGGCGGCGTCTGCAGGCAGAAGGCACGTCGTTTCTCGCGATCGTCGACGATGTGCGCCGTTCCCTCGCGCTCGAATACCTGAAGACCACAAAGATGAATACCGACGACGTCGCGATGCTGCTCGGCTTCAGCGATACGGCGAACTTCCGTCGCGCGTTGAAACGCTGGACGGGCAAGGGACCGGGCGAGCTACGAAAATAA
- a CDS encoding 3-keto-5-aminohexanoate cleavage protein, with protein MSNPGRKVIISCAVTGATHVPSMSEHLPLTPDDIRTQSIEAAEAGAAIIHLHARDPIDGRPTPSPDIFRQFVPAIAEATHAVINITTGGSTRMTLEERLAYPLAAAPEMCSLNMGSMNFSIHPLASKISTWRYEWEKGYVEGMEDMIFRNTFKDIKHILLELGGKGTRFEFECYDLGHLYNLAHFVDQGLVKPPFFIQSVFGILGGMGPDPENMTVMRATADRLFGRENYLFSVLGAGRHQMPLVTMSAILGGNVRVGLEDSIYLAKGVKAESNAQQVRKIRRILEDLSFEIATPADARAMLGLKGRDHVKL; from the coding sequence ATGAGCAACCCGGGCCGCAAGGTCATCATTTCGTGCGCCGTCACGGGCGCCACGCACGTTCCTTCGATGTCGGAGCATCTGCCGCTCACGCCCGACGATATCCGTACGCAGTCGATCGAAGCCGCCGAAGCGGGCGCCGCGATTATCCATCTGCATGCGCGCGATCCTATCGACGGACGCCCCACGCCGAGCCCCGACATCTTCAGGCAGTTCGTGCCCGCTATCGCCGAGGCGACCCATGCCGTCATCAACATCACGACGGGCGGCAGCACCCGCATGACGCTTGAAGAACGGCTCGCGTATCCGCTCGCAGCGGCCCCCGAGATGTGCTCGCTCAACATGGGCTCGATGAACTTCTCGATTCATCCGCTGGCATCGAAGATTTCGACGTGGCGTTATGAATGGGAGAAGGGCTACGTGGAAGGCATGGAAGACATGATCTTTCGCAACACCTTCAAGGACATCAAGCACATCCTGCTCGAACTGGGCGGTAAGGGCACGCGCTTCGAATTCGAATGCTACGACCTCGGGCATCTCTACAATCTCGCGCATTTCGTGGATCAGGGGCTCGTCAAGCCGCCGTTCTTCATTCAATCGGTGTTCGGCATTCTCGGCGGCATGGGGCCGGACCCGGAGAACATGACCGTGATGCGCGCCACCGCCGACCGCTTGTTCGGCCGCGAGAACTACTTGTTCTCCGTGCTCGGCGCGGGACGCCATCAGATGCCGCTTGTCACGATGAGCGCCATTCTCGGCGGCAACGTGCGCGTCGGGCTCGAAGACAGCATCTATCTTGCGAAGGGCGTGAAAGCCGAATCCAACGCGCAGCAGGTCAGAAAAATCCGCCGCATTCTCGAAGACCTGTCGTTCGAAATCGCGACGCCTGCGGACGCCCGCGCGATGCTCGGCCTCAAGGGACGCGATCACGTCAAGCTCTGA
- a CDS encoding sugar ABC transporter ATP-binding protein — MTPLISVSNLSKRFPGVRALHEVQFELMPGEVHALMGENGAGKSTLMKILAGVYNRDSGEMLVDGKPVEFTSPREAQALGIGIIHQELHLMNHLTVAQNIFIGREPRKLMGLLLDEDKLNAQAREILERMHVKLDPRAVVDTLTVASQQMVEIAKALSFESRVLIMDEPTSALNDAEIAELFRIIRQLKERGVGIVYISHKMDELKQIADRVTVLRDGEYVATVSARETSVESIIGMMVGRTLTDLTSFLGGAHQGEVALEVQHLNAGPLVRDVSFTLRKGEILGFAGLMGAGRTEVARAVFGADPVESGEIIVKGAKATIKKPSDAVARGIGYLSEDRKRFGLATGMDVESNIVMSNLGKFLSGRVFLRRSKIRKTATHFIKLLGIRTPSPTQPVRLLSGGNQQKIVIAKWLERDCDVLFFDEPTRGIDVGAKSEIYRLLRSLAEQGKAIVMISSELPEVLRMSDRIVVMCEGRITGELSASEATQERIMQLATQRPTLQAA; from the coding sequence GGGCGAAGTCCACGCGCTCATGGGCGAAAACGGCGCAGGCAAGTCCACGCTCATGAAGATTCTCGCGGGCGTCTATAACCGCGATTCGGGCGAGATGCTCGTCGATGGAAAGCCCGTCGAATTCACGAGTCCGCGCGAGGCGCAGGCGCTCGGCATCGGCATCATTCATCAGGAACTGCATCTGATGAACCATCTGACGGTCGCGCAGAACATCTTCATCGGACGCGAGCCGCGCAAGCTGATGGGCCTGCTGCTGGACGAAGACAAGCTCAATGCGCAAGCCCGCGAAATTCTCGAGCGCATGCATGTGAAGCTCGATCCGCGCGCGGTGGTCGACACGCTGACCGTCGCGAGCCAGCAGATGGTGGAAATCGCGAAGGCGTTGTCGTTCGAATCGCGCGTGCTCATCATGGACGAGCCCACGTCCGCGCTCAACGACGCCGAAATCGCCGAGCTGTTCCGCATCATTCGTCAGTTGAAGGAGCGCGGCGTCGGCATCGTCTACATCTCGCACAAGATGGACGAGCTCAAGCAGATTGCGGATCGCGTCACGGTGTTGCGCGACGGCGAATACGTCGCCACCGTCAGCGCGCGGGAGACGAGCGTAGAGAGCATCATCGGCATGATGGTCGGCAGAACGCTGACGGACCTCACCTCGTTCCTCGGCGGCGCGCATCAGGGCGAAGTGGCGCTGGAAGTGCAGCATCTGAACGCCGGGCCGCTCGTGCGCGACGTGAGCTTCACGCTGCGCAAGGGAGAAATACTCGGCTTTGCGGGACTCATGGGCGCGGGCCGCACGGAAGTGGCGCGCGCGGTGTTCGGCGCGGACCCGGTCGAGTCCGGCGAGATCATCGTGAAGGGCGCGAAGGCGACCATCAAGAAGCCGAGCGACGCAGTGGCGCGCGGCATCGGCTATCTGTCCGAAGACCGCAAGCGGTTCGGCCTCGCGACGGGCATGGACGTGGAATCGAACATCGTCATGTCCAATCTCGGCAAGTTTCTTTCAGGGCGCGTATTTCTGCGGCGCTCGAAGATCCGCAAGACGGCAACGCATTTCATCAAGCTGCTCGGCATTCGCACGCCTTCCCCGACGCAGCCCGTGCGCCTGCTATCCGGCGGCAACCAGCAGAAGATCGTCATTGCGAAGTGGCTCGAACGCGACTGCGACGTGCTGTTCTTCGATGAGCCCACGCGCGGCATCGACGTCGGCGCGAAGAGCGAGATCTATCGTTTGCTGCGCTCGCTCGCCGAACAGGGCAAGGCAATCGTCATGATCTCGTCGGAGCTGCCCGAGGTCCTGCGCATGAGTGATCGCATCGTCGTGATGTGCGAAGGGCGCATCACGGGAGAACTTTCCGCAAGTGAAGCGACGCAAGAACGCATCATGCAGCTTGCGACGCAACGCCCGACTCTACAAGCGGCATGA
- the sdhA gene encoding succinate dehydrogenase flavoprotein subunit, whose translation MAAIKTSLPRRRFDVVIVGAGGSGMRASLQLARAGLSVAVLSKVFPTRSHTVAAQGGIGASLGNMSEDNWHYHFYDTIKGSDWLGDQDAIEFMCREAPNAVYELEHMGMPFDRNPDGTIYQRPFGGHTANYGEKPVQRACAAADRTGHALLHTLYQQNVAAKTHFFVEWMALDLIRDADGDVLGVTALEMETGDVYILEGKTTLFATGGAGRIFAASTNAFINTGDGLGMAARSGIALQDMEFWQFHPTGVAGAGVLITEGVRGEGGILRNANGDRFMERYAPTLKDLAPRDFVSRSMDQEIKEGRGVGPNKDHVLLDLSHIGAETIMKRLPSIREIALKFANVDCIKEPIPVVPTIHYQMGGIPTNMHGQVVGTAKGYDDPVNGFYAVGECSCVSVHGANRLGTNSLLDLVVFGRAAGNHIIKHATEMKEHKPLPADAADFALERLAVLEKSTSGEYTQHIANDIRATMQSHAGVFRTSKLLEEGVGKIAELAERVKHVHLKDKSKVFNTAKVEALELANLIEVARATMVSAEARKESRGAHAHSDYEHRDDENWMRHTLWFSEGNRLDYKPVQMKPLTVESVPPKARTF comes from the coding sequence ATGGCTGCAATCAAGACTTCCTTGCCGCGTCGGCGCTTCGACGTGGTGATCGTGGGCGCGGGCGGATCGGGCATGCGCGCGTCGCTGCAGCTCGCGCGCGCGGGCCTGTCCGTCGCGGTGCTCTCCAAAGTGTTTCCGACGCGCTCGCATACGGTGGCCGCGCAAGGCGGCATCGGCGCGTCGCTCGGCAACATGAGCGAAGACAACTGGCACTATCACTTCTACGACACGATCAAGGGCTCGGACTGGCTCGGCGATCAGGACGCCATCGAGTTCATGTGCCGCGAAGCGCCGAATGCGGTTTATGAACTCGAACACATGGGCATGCCGTTCGACCGCAATCCGGACGGCACCATTTATCAACGCCCGTTCGGCGGCCACACGGCGAACTACGGCGAGAAGCCCGTGCAACGCGCGTGCGCTGCGGCTGACCGCACCGGTCACGCTTTGCTGCACACGCTCTATCAGCAGAACGTCGCGGCCAAGACGCACTTCTTCGTCGAATGGATGGCGCTGGACCTGATCCGCGACGCCGACGGCGACGTGCTCGGCGTGACCGCGCTCGAAATGGAAACGGGCGACGTGTACATCCTCGAAGGCAAGACCACGCTGTTCGCCACGGGCGGCGCGGGTCGCATCTTCGCGGCATCGACCAATGCGTTCATCAATACGGGCGATGGCCTCGGCATGGCCGCTCGCTCGGGCATCGCGCTGCAGGACATGGAGTTCTGGCAGTTCCACCCGACGGGCGTCGCGGGCGCGGGCGTGCTGATCACCGAAGGCGTGCGCGGCGAAGGCGGCATTCTGCGTAACGCGAACGGCGACCGCTTCATGGAACGCTACGCGCCGACGCTGAAAGACCTCGCGCCGCGCGACTTCGTTTCGCGTTCGATGGATCAGGAGATCAAGGAAGGCCGCGGCGTGGGTCCGAACAAGGATCACGTGCTGCTGGACCTGTCGCACATCGGCGCCGAGACGATCATGAAGCGTCTGCCGTCGATCCGCGAGATCGCGCTCAAGTTCGCCAACGTGGACTGCATCAAAGAGCCGATTCCCGTGGTGCCGACCATCCACTATCAGATGGGCGGGATTCCGACGAACATGCACGGTCAGGTCGTCGGCACGGCGAAGGGCTACGACGATCCGGTCAACGGCTTCTATGCAGTGGGCGAATGCTCGTGCGTGTCGGTGCACGGCGCGAACCGTCTGGGCACGAACTCGCTGCTCGACCTCGTTGTGTTCGGCCGCGCGGCGGGCAATCACATCATCAAGCACGCGACCGAGATGAAGGAGCACAAGCCGCTGCCGGCCGATGCCGCCGACTTCGCGCTCGAACGCCTCGCGGTGCTGGAGAAGTCGACTTCGGGCGAATACACGCAGCATATCGCCAACGACATCCGCGCGACGATGCAATCGCATGCGGGCGTGTTCCGCACCTCGAAGCTCCTGGAAGAGGGCGTCGGCAAGATCGCGGAATTGGCCGAGCGCGTGAAGCACGTGCATCTGAAGGACAAGTCGAAGGTGTTCAACACCGCGAAGGTCGAGGCGCTGGAGTTGGCGAATCTGATCGAAGTAGCGCGCGCGACGATGGTGTCGGCCGAAGCGCGCAAGGAAAGCCGCGGCGCGCATGCGCATAGCGACTACGAACATCGCGATGACGAGAACTGGATGCGTCATACGCTGTGGTTCAGCGAAGGCAATCGCCTCGACTACAAGCCGGTGCAGATGAAGCCGCTGACGGTCGAATCGGTGCCGCCGAAGGCGCGTACCTTCTAA